A genomic segment from Gadus morhua chromosome 4, gadMor3.0, whole genome shotgun sequence encodes:
- the arid6 gene encoding AT-rich interaction domain 6: MKLQPSVEKDNLILIAHCSCAPCSQPCVMANGKVQEAMTVQEQKEPDEMSEEAFLQDLYLNMKKRDTPIERVPHLGFKQIDLYLMYKTVKDLGGYHQVTTHQLWKQVYNTLGGNPRSTSAATCTRRHYEKLLLPYECYLKGVQLRAVLPTQKRPPCDGLLEEGGVQRPLKRRLLPGTPLHQAPRSNANSHLRVISLPVHYPHYYHNSYPVLSTYVPMPPSLKGPPPGPPPLAPRAPTPPPPPPPPASPPPPAVPQPQAFYPPAPRQRPMEAAQKSLEHLRYLAQQYDPSTGLLEPLKEPLNLSGWAPRAEARESPASSFAPPSANKNPKFLNKPSPLYPASRERDQGSPPCVKQDPGDGQYLGSPPPYPDGAREDVVLNLKTIPGTCASGSPPASPAHPRRTPPGVRSPIGSPKADGGPSLAWDEGAESEQSLRRDVLEFGARLPFLKREHAESGKREIKIPLSVLHGWIKLISSSSAPASKLFPGEGDTATTTTTSPSPSPTNAALCMDSEVSPFDLRTLRNPPLGDSKLGSPRQKPQPNYGPPVLTGHSDPYPPGPGYHQQLALSSAFLKGVYGTGPSGWDPPLDFHRTPEAFSRDPHGQGHPFPLRLGGSWSPPAAREDFQGSSQRAAQASVDITRSPREEAVAWKGMTTNKPSSSSSPPFPQLTTEEIMKLKRIISCSP, from the exons ATGAAATTGCAACCATCAGTAGAAAAAG ACAACCTTATCCTTATTGCACATTGTTCGTGTGCTCCGTGTTCTCAGCCCTGCGTCATGGCCAATGGAAAGGTCCAGGAGGCGATGACAGTGCAGGAACAGAAGGAGCCAGATGAGATGTCAGAGGAAGCTTTTCTTCAAGATCTCTATCTGAACATGAAGAAGAGGGACACGCCCATCGAGAGAGTCCCACACTTGGGCTTCAAACAAA TTGATTTGTATTTGATGTACAAGACAGTCAAGGATTTGGGGGGCTACCACCAG GTCACCACCCACCAGCTGTGGAAACAGGTTTACAACACGCTGGGTGGCAACCCCCGAAGTACCAGCGCTGCGACCTGCACCCGTAGACACTACGAAAA ACTCCTACTGCCCTACGAATGCTACCTGAAAGGGGTACAGCTGAGGGCCGTCCTGCCCACTCAGAAGCGCCCGCCCTGCGACGGTCTGCTGGAGGAAGGTGGTGTCCAGAGGCCGTTGAAACGCAGGCTGTTACCCGGcacccccctccaccag GCCCCGCGCAGCAACGCAAACTCCCACCTGAGGGTGATCTCCCTGCCTGTGCACTACCCCCACTACTACCACAACTCCTACCCCGTCTTGTCCACCTACGTTCCCATGCCTCCATCGCTGAAGGGGCCCCCCCCAGGTCCTCCCCCGTTGGCCCCCCGTgccccaacacccccaccccctccacctccaccagcatcaCCGCCGCCCCCGGCAGTGCCTCAGCCTCAAGCCTTCTACCCCCCAGCCCCTCGCCAGAGGCCCATGGAGGCGGCCCAGAAGTCCCTGGAGCACCTGCGCTACCTGGCCCAGCAGTACGATCCCTCCACGGGGCTGTTGGAGCCGCTGAAGGAGCCGCTCAACCTCAGCGGCTGGGCGCCCCGCGCGGAGGCCCGCGAGAGCCCCGCCTCGTCCTTTGCGCCGCCCTCCGCCAACAAGAACCCCAAGTTCCTGAACAAGCCCTCCCCTCTGTACCCGGCGAGCCGCGAGAGGGACCAGGGCTCGCCGCCATGTGTGAAGCAAGACCCCGGCGACGGCCAGTATCTAGGCAGCCCGCCACCGTACCCCGACGGCGCCAGGGAGGACGTCGTCCTGAACTTGAAGACCATACCCGGGACCTGTGCGTCTGGAAGCCCCCCTGCATCGCCGGCCCATCCCCGGAGGACCCCCCCGGGGGTCCGGTCACCGATTGGGTCTCCAAAGGCGGACGGCGGTCCGAGTTTGGCGTGGGACGAGGGAGCGGAGAGCGAGCAGAGCCTCAGGCGAGACGTGTTGGAGTTCGGCGCCAGGCTGCCCTTCCTGAAGAGGGAGCACGCAGAGAGCGGCAAAAGGGAGATAAAGATCCCGTTGTCGGTGCTGCATGGCTGGATCAAACTCATCTCCTCATCTTCCGCTCCAGCCAGCAAACTGTTCCCTGGCGAAGGagacaccgccaccaccaccaccaccagccccagccccagccccaccaACGCTGCCTTGTGCATGGACTCTGAGGTCTCACCCTTCGACCTGAGAACCCTTCGAAATCCCCCCCTGGGGGACTCCAAGTTGGGGTCCCCGAGGCAGAAGCCCCAACCCAACTACGGCCCGCCAGTCCTCACTGGCCACAGCGACCCTTACCCACCCGGCCCCGGCTACCACCAGCAGCTGGCCTTGTCCAGCGCATTCCTGAAGGGTGTCTACGGCACGGGGCCTTCGGGGTGGGACCCCCCTCTGGACTTCCACCGAACCCCGGAGGCCTTCAGCAGAGACCCCCATGGACAGggccaccccttccccctccgGCTGGGGGGGAGCTGGAGCCCCCCCGCGGCCAGAGAGGACTTCCAGGGCTCCTCCCAGAGAGCGGCCCAGGCTAGCGTGGACATCACACGTTCGCCGAGAGAGGAGGCCGTCGCGTGGAAAGGGATGACGACGAAcaaaccttcctcctcctcctccccccccttccctcaacTCACCACTGAAGAGATCATGAAGCTGAAGAGGATCATATCCTGTTCACCATAA